The following is a genomic window from Nitrospira sp..
GTCTTAACTTTCTTCGGCAGTTCGCCCTTCGCCGGCTTCGGCACAAGCACAACCTCGATCCGATGTTCCACCAGCACGTCCGCGAACCCTTTCGTTCGCCCGATCCCTGCCTTGATATTTATCCATCCCGCCGCCCGCAACTGCTCGATCTTGGCCTTCAGCGACTGCGCGCCCATCGGCAGGTTGACCACAAGCCCGCGCGGGAAGTTATTTTTCTCCAGCCACGCACGAGGATTGCCCTCAACACTCCCCGGCAACGATCGGTCATCTGGCGACCACGACACATAAATGACGTTGTAGAAAAACCGCGCCAGCCGCGTCAGTTCATCCGCCGAATCCAACACAGCGGAGGCATCCTCTTGCCGAACCACTGACGTCAGCTCAACGAGAAGAATCGGCCGGCGGCGCTCCCACGCCCCCACCGTCGCCTGCGCATCTGAGGCAACGACACCAAAATCCGGCAGCAGCCTCACTGTTATATCGTGATTTCCCCGCGTCCGTGGCGTGTACGCCAGATAGGCTCGGCCATCTTCCCCCGTTCTGCCTGTTGCCGCTTGCCTCCCCTCGATAATCAACTCGAGCGGGTAACCAGCTAATCCCTGGCGCTCTGCGGTTGTTCCCCGGCGGGTAAGATTTGCTTCAATCCGGGACGGCTGCCCCGGCATGGTAAGTACGTCGCGAACGGACAGCTGTCCGTCTATTGGCGAAGCCGCATATGAAACTGTACTGATCAGACAACTGCTGACGACGAGCAACGCGTGGGCCGGCCGCTTCACTATCCTACCTACATTAATCCATGTCCACGCTTGGCGATCGAAAAGGCATCGAATCCGGAGAAGATTGCGAAACTGAGGTAAAATAGTTCGGCTGGAGGCCAGATGGTGCGGGAGACAACGAGTAAGATCATGCCGATTGTGAGGAACGGGTAGCCTCTCTTTTCCCCCAGATACAGATGCCCAAGGCCCGCCAGCATTGAAAGCGACGCTGCACGAACCCCGTGCCAAGTTTTCTCACCCGCGTCCATTGGCTAGAGCGCTTTCAGCGCTGAGAGGACTTCCTGTGCATGCCCCTCCACGGTCACCTTGCGGAAGGCCATCGCAACAACACCCGTCTTATTAATGACAAAGGTGCTGCGCTCGATACCCCAGTATTTTTTGCCGTACATCGATTTTTGCTTGTAGACGCCGTAGGCCTTAGCAATCTTTGCGTCCCTATCGCAGAGCAGAGTGAACGGCAGGCTGTACTTGGCGATAAACTTTTGGTGAGCCGCCTCGTCGTCCAGACTCACGCCGAGGACCACCGCGCCAGTTTTCTTGATGGCCGTGTCGTGGTCGCGGAAGTCGCAGGCTTCTTTCGTGCAGCCCGGCGTGTCGTCCTTAGGATAGAAATACAGGACGATCGGCTTGCCCTTAAGATCCTTGAGGCGAATCGTCGTGCCATGTTGATCCGGCAGCGAAAACGCCGGCGCTTTCTTCCCCGCTTCAACCGCTGCAGCCACTACCGCGGCCCCCCTCCGAAGCCTGGACGTGAGTTGGCGTAGGGATGCTCTTTATCTTTTTTGGGGATGTTCGCATCAGGCGTGCTGTAGGGGCTCAGCGCGGGCGAATCCCAGATCACTTTATTTCCCGGCGACAGATTCGCGGCCTGGACGAACTGCTCTCGTGCGACATCCGTATCGCCCAGCTTGAAGAGCGCCAGGCCAAGATTGTAGTGCGCTTCGCCCAGATTGGGTGCGGCGGACACCGCTTGCAGGAAAAACGTTTTGGCGCCATCATAATCGCCGGCGTAGAAGGCCTGTGTCCCCTGTGTCGTGGCCTGCCGCGCGGTCTGCGCCGCGTTTACCGGCAGCGGCAGCGGTTCGCGTACCTTTGGCTTCGGCTTGCTTGCGCAGGCGGATAGCAGCAGGGCCGCGCTGAGCACGGCCAACACTCCGATCCGAAACGGTGTACGATGAGTCATGATATTACCTGCTCCTAGTGTTTCCGTTTGCGGCTCTCATCCTCAAACGTAGTGCGGTAGAGCACGTCCCACTCCTGGCTGCCCTCCAAAATCGGACGCGAATAGGACGCTAGCTTGGCGCGGACTGCGCGGTCAATCTCCGCCTCCGCAGCTAGCTCGGCGGCCAGCACACGCTTGATCTCGCGCAGCGCCTGCGCCTCGTCGCCTGTCAGCTTGACCGCCATGCTTTTTTTCACGGCGCCCAGGATCACGTGCGACAAATGACTGACCTTGTCTTCGCTCAGCACCATACGCGCCTCATAGCACGATCCCGCGGTCCTTGGCCAGTTGCTTCTTCACCATGAGAAACATTTTCTGGTAGTCCACCTTCCCCTTCTCGATTTCGGCCTCATACTTTTGCATAAGAATACGGACTTCGGCGTTAAGCTTCTCCTCCACCATCAATTCGCCCGTGATGGCATGCTGTAGCGTATCCTCAAACGCCTTCTGTGAGCCGGTAAGCTGCACTAGGTGCTCCTGCGTAAGCCGCTGCGCGAGCGACTGCGCCATGTGTGCCACTCGTTCCTTGGAGAGTTTCATATCCGCTCGACTCTGATGCGCGTCGACCCCATCGCCTGCCGCAGCGCCGTGGCATCGCCCATAATACGGCCGATCACATTGACTCGGTCGGCCGGCACAGGATCGGCCCCCATGCTCATGGGCGTCCGCCCAAAAAATAGGGCCAACACCCCGCCCGCGCCCCAAAAGGCCACATCGCCGACTTTGACCTGCGTAGTAGCCGTCTCCCGGTGGTCCTTCACGCCAGGAATCGCGAAGTAAAATTCCTCGCCCCACATGTTGACAGGCGCCTCGACCGGCAGCGCAGCATAGACGCCGTCCGCGGTCTTGTTCGACTTGAGTTCGGCCTCAAGCTTGACCGAACCGATGGAAATACGAATACGTCGAGGCTGTTGATCCGGCATGATGCTGCTGCGCTATCCCGGGGAAAATACGACCGGAATCTAACGTGTTTCCGACATGAAATCAAGGCTGCCCCCCACGCAGCGGTGCACTTCTGCTACAATCGCACCGGACGGAGCCCGGACAACCCATGCTGGAATCCACCTTCATTTTTCTCGCTGGAGTCGGCGAGTTCACTGAACGCCGCTTGTGGGAACACGGTGTCCTATCGTGGGACGCCTTTCTCGAAGCCGGCGAGGTGCCCGGCATCTCCTGCTCGCGCAAATCGCTTTATGACCGGGATGTGGCGCAGGCCCGCGACCGGTTCGCGCAACGTGACGCACGACACTTCGCCCGCTGCCTGAAACCACGGGATCAGTGGCGGCTGTTCGAGGCCTTCCGCGCGCGCACGGTGTTTCTCGACATCGAAACCACCGGCACCGCGCCTGACGAGGGCGACGTCACGATGGTCGGTCTCTACGGCGGCGGCCGGATGACCACCCTGATCCGCAACGAGTCGCTGACCGGGCAGCGGCTGATGGAGGAATTGGAGCGCTACGATCTGATCGTGACCTTCTTCGGCAGCGGCTTCGATTTGCCCTTTCTTAAGGCCAAGTATCCCCGCTTGCCGCTTGACCAGCCGCATTTCGATCTCTGCTTCGCTGCGCGTCGGCTGGGCTACACGGGTGGGCTCAAACACATTGAAGCCACACTAGGCATCGCACGGCACGCATCCGTACAGGGCATGGACGGCTGGGAGGCCGTCCGCTTGTGGCACCAGTGGCAGGCCGGTGACGAGCAGGCGCTGGCAAAACTCATCACATATAACGCCGCTGACACAAAAAACCTTCAGCCGCTTGCTGAGCATTTGTATGGGGCAATGGTTGCGCGCTACGGTCCTTCTGGGGCACGCTGAGACGTTGACAAGTCACACGACCGCGCGTAGCGTGGGCGAGCAATGCCGTTGACTCAATGCATGCGGCTACGCGCACTGTGTGTGCTGGTCGCCGCGCTATGCTGGAGCCCGCTCCCCACTAAAGCCGGCTCCAATCCTGCCACGGCGCAGGAGCCCCTGCCCCGCCTCGTCAAGGCTAACGCGGACTGGCCCAGCGCCACGCTTTCACCAGATATGTCCCCCGGTGCCGATGTCACCGGCTCCTCGATCGACGGGCGGACGCACGTCGGCGGGCCAGCTGTCGAACATGAAATGATGAACCAGTTTGATGCCGTCGGAGAACTCGCACTCCCCCTGCCAGAAGTGCAACTGTGGCAGCAGGACGACGGGGCCTGGTTACACATGGAGCTGGACTACCGGCGCCACCTCAGCACCGGCCCCACCCAGATGCGCATGACGCTCCCCCTGCACAAGACCGGCGTGCTACAACAACCCCGCGACCGCGGGGTGCAGCCCCTGTGGTACGAGTCCCTTCGGACCGGAGCGGTGCCGAAAACCGTCACGACCGGCGGCGCCTCGGCGCAGAACGTATCCGGCACGGGCGAGCGGCCTGATCTTAGCGGCGCGTGGACGATTGAGGAAGACGACAAGGCCTACACAGCCACGCTCGACAAAGCCGGTAACGGCACCTACACGCACAAAGGCGGCCGAATAAAAACCACGGGCGTTGCCAACCGTCTCTGGCAGGGCACTTGGGAGCAGGCGGAAAATGACCGCGAAGGCGGATTTGAAGTTTTGCTCGCGGAGGACGGCAAAAGCGCAAAGGGGATATGGTGGTATTCCCGCGTCGGCACTCACATAAACATTCCACCTAAAGAGCACGGCGGCACATATCGCTGGACACGCGTGCTCCCAATCCAAACACATTAACGCAGCCGGCTAGCTGATCGAGAGGAACGATGCCTCGTATATTGCTCGCGCCAGGTCTTGCACTCCTGCTGGTCGGAACGGCCCTGGCCGACGGCGGCCACCAGCACCATGCGGCCCCGGCCGTGCCGACACTGAAAAACCAGGTGGCAACGCGGGTCTCTGTGACGGAGGATGCCGTGACCATCACCTTCGGCCCAGTGGATCTGCCCTCCCCCCACGAGGGCGAACTGGCGGCCAGTCTGCCAAAGCACATCTTCCAGTTGCCGGAGGACAAGTACCTGACCGGCTACAAAGCGGAAGTGTTCACGGCCGAGGGCCAGCAACTGCCACAGAACTTCCTGCACCATATTCTGATGCTGGACAACGACAAACCAAGCGTCTCCTGCGACGGTGAGCCGCTGTTCTTCGCGGGGGCCGGCCTAGAGATGACCGAGGCCAAATTCCCCGATGGCTACGCGGTGAAGCTCGACAAGACCCATCACCTCATGTCCGTCGTTGCCTTCTACCACAAGGCCCCGCCGACTAAGAACGTGATGGCTCGCTTCACACTATATACGGCTAAACCGGGCGCGAAGGTGAAGGAGATGGAGGTCTATCAGGTGGGCGTGAACATCGTCTGCTACAGCCAGTTCGCTC
Proteins encoded in this region:
- a CDS encoding tetratricopeptide repeat protein; its protein translation is MTHRTPFRIGVLAVLSAALLLSACASKPKPKVREPLPLPVNAAQTARQATTQGTQAFYAGDYDGAKTFFLQAVSAAPNLGEAHYNLGLALFKLGDTDVAREQFVQAANLSPGNKVIWDSPALSPYSTPDANIPKKDKEHPYANSRPGFGGGPR
- a CDS encoding DUF507 family protein encodes the protein MKLSKERVAHMAQSLAQRLTQEHLVQLTGSQKAFEDTLQHAITGELMVEEKLNAEVRILMQKYEAEIEKGKVDYQKMFLMVKKQLAKDRGIVL
- a CDS encoding exonuclease, which produces MLESTFIFLAGVGEFTERRLWEHGVLSWDAFLEAGEVPGISCSRKSLYDRDVAQARDRFAQRDARHFARCLKPRDQWRLFEAFRARTVFLDIETTGTAPDEGDVTMVGLYGGGRMTTLIRNESLTGQRLMEELERYDLIVTFFGSGFDLPFLKAKYPRLPLDQPHFDLCFAARRLGYTGGLKHIEATLGIARHASVQGMDGWEAVRLWHQWQAGDEQALAKLITYNAADTKNLQPLAEHLYGAMVARYGPSGAR
- a CDS encoding thioredoxin-dependent thiol peroxidase: MAAAVEAGKKAPAFSLPDQHGTTIRLKDLKGKPIVLYFYPKDDTPGCTKEACDFRDHDTAIKKTGAVVLGVSLDDEAAHQKFIAKYSLPFTLLCDRDAKIAKAYGVYKQKSMYGKKYWGIERSTFVINKTGVVAMAFRKVTVEGHAQEVLSALKAL
- a CDS encoding DUF507 family protein — translated: MVLSEDKVSHLSHVILGAVKKSMAVKLTGDEAQALREIKRVLAAELAAEAEIDRAVRAKLASYSRPILEGSQEWDVLYRTTFEDESRKRKH